A region from the Bacillota bacterium genome encodes:
- the ruvX gene encoding Holliday junction resolvase RuvX, translating into MRVMGLDVGTRTIGVAVSDALGLTAQGVEVIQRRDLARDLSRLRELMAVYEVEGFVVGIPRNMNGTYGPAAEEARRFGEIIREQLQKPVFEEDERLTTVAAERVLLDADLSRRRRRQVVDKVAATLILENFLARRANRD; encoded by the coding sequence ATGAGAGTGATGGGGTTAGATGTGGGAACGCGCACTATCGGTGTAGCTGTAAGCGATGCCTTGGGTCTTACCGCTCAGGGAGTGGAGGTGATACAGCGTCGTGATCTGGCACGAGACTTATCTCGCCTGCGCGAGCTCATGGCTGTCTATGAAGTGGAGGGTTTTGTCGTTGGTATACCCAGAAACATGAACGGTACTTATGGTCCAGCTGCTGAAGAGGCTCGCCGCTTCGGAGAGATAATCAGGGAACAATTACAGAAACCTGTTTTTGAAGAAGATGAGCGACTTACCACAGTGGCAGCGGAGAGAGTCTTATTGGACGCTGACCTAAGCCGACGACGGCGGCGTCAGGTAGTGGACAAAGTGGCAGCGACTTTAATACTGGAAAACTTTCTCGCTCGTCGAGCAAATAGAGATTGA
- a CDS encoding DUF1292 domain-containing protein, which yields MGEERNDIIVLTDEEGAEHEFQVVDYFNVDEKEYAILLPMNDFEEDDEEGEALIFRVEDDEDGDQILVEIEDDDEWERAAAEWEERLAEEDYEEDEE from the coding sequence GTGGGTGAAGAACGTAACGACATCATCGTGTTGACTGACGAAGAAGGGGCAGAACATGAATTCCAGGTGGTAGACTACTTCAACGTGGACGAGAAAGAGTATGCTATTTTGTTACCTATGAATGATTTTGAGGAAGATGACGAAGAAGGGGAAGCCCTGATATTTCGGGTAGAAGACGACGAAGATGGGGATCAGATTTTGGTAGAAATTGAAGATGATGACGAATGGGAACGCGCAGCAGCCGAGTGGGAAGAGCGGCTAGCAGAGGAAGACTACGAAGAAGACGAAGAGTAA
- the mltG gene encoding endolytic transglycosylase MltG: MPPTVIRRKTGQRVLVVALVVMAFFLLTASTLLQPLEPSTTVPVTIEIPPAATAADVAQLLKEQGLIRSACAFRLLGKFTGQEKMIKAGQYCLAPSETPQDILQTLARGQTVNKEVKVTIPEGYTVRQMARLLAAQGITDETEFLAVAKDGGLVSDYFGNVASSEIDWQWEGFFFPDTYFLLPNTPAEEIAQKMLRRMDEVWAEEIQGLTNLPAGLSPRELITLASLVEREAKVAAERPLIAAVFYNRLHKKMPLQSCATVQYLFPEPKPVLSEEDTKALSPYNTYLHSGLPPGPIAAPGRAAIRAVLRPSNSEKLYFVAKPDGSHAFSITYEEHLENQRKYQTK, from the coding sequence ATGCCACCTACGGTGATAAGACGAAAAACAGGCCAACGGGTCCTGGTTGTAGCGTTAGTGGTCATGGCGTTCTTCTTATTAACGGCCAGTACTCTACTGCAACCACTTGAGCCCAGTACGACCGTCCCGGTAACGATTGAAATTCCTCCGGCGGCGACCGCGGCCGATGTGGCTCAGCTATTAAAAGAACAAGGACTCATAAGAAGTGCTTGCGCTTTTCGTCTGTTGGGCAAATTCACTGGTCAGGAAAAAATGATCAAAGCTGGACAGTATTGTCTGGCTCCGTCTGAGACACCTCAGGACATTTTGCAGACCTTAGCCAGGGGTCAGACTGTCAATAAGGAAGTCAAGGTTACTATTCCTGAAGGATATACCGTCAGGCAGATGGCTCGCCTATTGGCTGCCCAAGGGATAACTGACGAGACTGAATTTCTGGCCGTGGCTAAAGATGGCGGCCTGGTATCTGATTACTTTGGTAACGTGGCTTCGAGCGAAATAGACTGGCAATGGGAAGGTTTTTTCTTCCCGGACACCTATTTTTTGTTACCGAATACTCCGGCCGAGGAGATAGCGCAGAAAATGCTTCGGCGTATGGATGAGGTTTGGGCAGAGGAAATCCAGGGCTTGACTAATCTGCCGGCTGGGCTTTCACCACGGGAATTAATTACACTGGCTTCCCTGGTCGAGCGCGAAGCCAAAGTGGCTGCGGAACGTCCACTCATTGCAGCAGTGTTCTATAATCGTTTACATAAGAAGATGCCGCTTCAATCTTGTGCTACCGTGCAGTATCTTTTTCCGGAGCCGAAACCGGTGCTAAGTGAGGAAGATACCAAGGCATTGTCACCATACAATACTTATTTACATAGCGGTTTACCGCCAGGACCTATTGCTGCACCAGGACGGGCGGCTATTAGAGCGGTACTTAGGCCCAGCAATTCCGAAAAACTGTATTTTGTGGCCAAGCCTGACGGCAGCCATGCCTTTAGTATTACTTATGAAGAACACCTGGAAAATCAACGAAAATATCAGACTAAGTAA
- a CDS encoding glycosyltransferase has protein sequence MVNVTPVTVLIPAFNEEPRIGAVLEVICNIERPHRIVVIDDGSKDGTSKVASQYPVDVLRHPHNRGKGAALQTGIDYIKGSPLWLFLDADLINLRPDHVEELLQPLEADESLGMTVGVFQGGKLNVDLAQQYFGILNGQRGFRGVFIENVPSLHWCRFGVEIFLSKLADHYRVPVSYPALKGITHHTKEEKFGFANGSYQRLKMYYECLYALLNWRKYYIADLYLPW, from the coding sequence ATGGTTAATGTTACACCGGTTACAGTCCTCATTCCGGCGTTTAATGAGGAACCACGAATAGGCGCTGTTTTAGAAGTGATCTGCAACATAGAGCGCCCCCATCGCATTGTAGTAATTGACGATGGCTCTAAGGATGGTACCAGTAAGGTGGCGAGTCAATATCCGGTGGACGTTCTCCGTCATCCACACAATCGCGGCAAAGGTGCAGCCTTGCAGACCGGAATTGACTACATAAAAGGCTCACCCCTGTGGCTATTTCTGGATGCTGACTTGATTAACCTGCGGCCAGACCATGTCGAAGAGCTCCTGCAGCCACTGGAAGCCGATGAGAGCCTGGGGATGACAGTGGGTGTTTTTCAAGGCGGGAAACTGAACGTGGACTTGGCCCAACAGTATTTTGGCATTTTGAATGGACAGCGGGGCTTTCGCGGAGTGTTCATCGAGAATGTTCCTTCACTCCACTGGTGTCGTTTTGGAGTGGAAATCTTCTTAAGTAAATTGGCCGACCACTATAGAGTCCCGGTATCATATCCAGCCCTGAAAGGTATTACTCACCACACAAAAGAGGAAAAGTTTGGTTTTGCCAACGGGTCATATCAGCGACTCAAAATGTATTATGAATGCTTGTACGCATTATTGAACTGGCGGAAATATTACATCGCCGACTTATACCTGCCTTGGTAA
- a CDS encoding serine hydrolase, translating into MLPGNAILSVLDYLEGEVGLYLEDVTVGDKLAVNPNQIFPSASIIKIPVLAALFKAAAEGKVDLNAKTTLKAENRVGGGGVLTELSIKLRPTVLDLATLMIIVSDNAATNELIDLVGMDQVNDLVRKLGLKQTVLQRKMMDRTAAKEGRDNFTSAQDMGLLLQLLAKGQVVNEEASTKIIDIMKKQQLRNKLPSQLPREVIVAHKTGDLDFLEHDVGIFFLPERTYILAILTDKLSSNAAGAQAIADVSQIVYQTLREE; encoded by the coding sequence TTGCTACCTGGCAACGCCATCTTAAGTGTATTGGACTACCTGGAAGGGGAAGTAGGGTTATATCTAGAGGATGTTACTGTTGGAGACAAATTGGCGGTGAATCCAAATCAGATATTTCCGTCAGCCAGTATTATTAAGATCCCGGTCCTAGCGGCTTTGTTTAAGGCGGCGGCTGAAGGAAAAGTGGATCTTAATGCCAAGACAACCCTGAAGGCAGAGAATCGCGTCGGTGGAGGGGGAGTGCTGACTGAGCTCAGCATTAAGTTGCGGCCAACAGTGCTTGATCTGGCTACGCTGATGATTATCGTGAGCGACAATGCTGCCACCAATGAACTCATTGACTTGGTGGGAATGGACCAAGTAAACGACTTGGTTCGTAAGTTGGGATTAAAACAAACGGTACTACAACGCAAAATGATGGATCGCACGGCTGCCAAAGAGGGTAGAGACAACTTTACTTCGGCCCAGGATATGGGTTTGTTACTCCAATTGCTGGCAAAGGGCCAAGTAGTTAACGAAGAGGCTTCAACCAAGATAATTGATATCATGAAAAAGCAGCAGCTGCGAAATAAGTTGCCCTCACAGTTACCAAGAGAGGTGATAGTTGCCCACAAGACGGGCGATCTAGACTTTTTGGAACACGATGTGGGGATTTTCTTCCTGCCCGAGCGCACTTACATTCTCGCTATACTGACGGACAAACTTTCATCCAATGCTGCCGGCGCACAAGCCATCGCTGATGTTTCCCAAATTGTATACCAGACACTAAGAGAAGAATAG
- a CDS encoding Gfo/Idh/MocA family oxidoreductase produces METIGIGIIGFGWFGELIADTIVNTPSLCLVAIAEPNPERREWLGMKFPEVRPYDAAEQLLGDKNLSVVVVATPPVLHTKLGWQTLAANKHLFLEKPGALNTNDMAKLKRLADSCGLKASIDFVMRRNPLYFILKQLQDKSVFGQAERALLENYAHDDHLPPNHWFWDLATSGGIWIEHGVHFFDLTNWLFGPVNQVKTDSFRRSNETLIDRVVGTAVHDNGCIVSYYHGFTKPELFEDTSFNLVWEQAYAHISGWIPTDLSLDALITPEVEAYIKGQLMQEARTFLPGIGIELVSSNVQHLPSLQPHRRNQDKEFRATARLRLCLELSSDRWTVYRSCIREGLLDLCRAAQNPDYEPAVTLNDAYQALKVAVAFAHGL; encoded by the coding sequence ATGGAAACGATAGGAATAGGAATTATTGGCTTTGGCTGGTTCGGGGAACTCATAGCTGACACCATCGTCAATACTCCAAGCCTGTGCTTGGTAGCAATAGCCGAACCGAACCCCGAGCGGCGTGAGTGGTTAGGTATGAAATTCCCAGAGGTCCGACCCTATGATGCTGCTGAACAGCTATTAGGAGACAAAAACTTGAGCGTGGTCGTGGTGGCTACGCCCCCTGTACTCCATACTAAGCTCGGTTGGCAAACCTTGGCCGCCAACAAACATCTTTTTTTAGAAAAGCCTGGCGCCTTGAATACAAACGACATGGCTAAACTTAAGCGGCTAGCTGACAGCTGTGGACTAAAAGCCAGTATTGATTTCGTCATGCGGCGAAATCCTCTTTACTTTATCCTCAAGCAGTTACAAGATAAATCCGTCTTCGGCCAGGCGGAGCGTGCCCTACTGGAGAACTACGCTCACGATGACCACCTGCCACCTAATCATTGGTTCTGGGACCTAGCCACAAGCGGTGGTATCTGGATTGAACACGGAGTTCATTTTTTTGACCTCACAAACTGGCTCTTTGGTCCCGTTAATCAAGTAAAGACCGACAGCTTCAGACGGTCAAATGAAACGCTTATCGACCGTGTGGTCGGTACCGCTGTTCATGATAATGGCTGCATTGTCAGTTACTATCATGGTTTCACAAAACCGGAGCTATTTGAAGACACTAGCTTTAATCTGGTTTGGGAACAAGCTTATGCTCATATATCCGGATGGATACCAACTGACCTCAGCTTAGATGCCCTAATTACTCCGGAAGTTGAAGCCTATATTAAGGGCCAGCTTATGCAAGAAGCAAGGACATTCTTGCCGGGAATAGGTATCGAATTAGTATCCAGCAACGTCCAACATCTACCTTCGCTGCAACCCCATCGAAGAAATCAAGACAAGGAATTTCGTGCTACCGCCCGGTTGAGACTTTGTCTTGAACTGTCCTCTGATCGCTGGACCGTTTATCGCAGCTGCATACGAGAAGGCCTGCTAGACCTTTGCCGAGCTGCGCAGAATCCGGACTACGAACCAGCCGTCACCTTAAATGACGCCTACCAAGCGCTAAAGGTGGCTGTAGCTTTTGCCCATGGTCTGTAA
- a CDS encoding membrane protein — protein MRSINCFRKLILLMFGLFLFSIGILLTIHSQLGAAPWDTFQIGFVNHTGLTLGQVSQIVGATIILVNIVMKEVPGWATILNMYFIGYFIDLIEVFWLIPTARGLLGKIVMLLAGIIIMSWGTYFYINTGWGAGPRDGLMLGLSRRLSINVGKARTVIEISVAAAGFALGAKPGIGTILFALLIGPAVQITYRLGGKDPKTVKHRTLVDDYNALVSLRKRPASVEKTLRISEDS, from the coding sequence ATGAGATCTATTAATTGTTTCAGAAAGTTGATACTGCTAATGTTTGGACTATTCCTGTTCAGCATTGGCATCCTACTTACGATTCATTCTCAACTAGGGGCGGCACCATGGGATACATTTCAGATCGGTTTTGTTAACCACACTGGACTTACATTAGGACAAGTATCTCAGATCGTAGGTGCGACCATTATCCTGGTCAATATTGTGATGAAAGAAGTGCCAGGTTGGGCCACAATCCTAAACATGTACTTTATAGGTTACTTTATCGATCTAATTGAAGTGTTCTGGCTGATTCCCACTGCCCGGGGCCTATTAGGTAAGATAGTGATGCTGCTGGCCGGTATAATCATAATGAGCTGGGGTACGTATTTTTATATAAACACCGGGTGGGGTGCAGGTCCGAGGGACGGGCTCATGCTCGGATTATCGAGACGCCTCTCTATTAACGTGGGGAAGGCCAGAACGGTAATAGAGATTTCTGTTGCTGCAGCCGGATTTGCCTTGGGAGCAAAGCCAGGGATAGGGACGATTTTATTCGCGCTGCTTATAGGTCCGGCAGTTCAGATTACTTACCGCCTCGGGGGAAAGGACCCTAAGACAGTCAAGCATCGGACGTTAGTGGACGATTACAACGCGCTTGTTTCCCTGAGAAAAAGGCCTGCGAGCGTAGAAAAAACACTAAGGATAAGCGAAGACAGCTGA